The following are from one region of the Cetobacterium somerae genome:
- the feoB gene encoding ferrous iron transport protein B — MIKIAFTGNPNVGKSALINAIAGSNLKVGNWAGVTVEKKEAEFEYKGEKIQCIDLPGVYSLSPYTLEETITRDFIINEKPDVIINIVDSTNLERNLYLTMLLKELEKPMIMALNFYDEFEKLNYKLDVKKFVDMIEMDVIMTSATKRTGVQELLDKALVIAKESKENKKYTLLFDKCLEEAIGEVKCKINCDEKLQKASEKFGMDFLAIKLLEQDKHLLEILKTEYKYEEDSSILKITKQLEDDHDEDIETIFAEGRYGTVKGILAKTFTTSIKSRLDFTDKVDRVLLNKYLGLPIFFLIIVGLMGTVFNGSAPLIDWVDGFVNDYIGKYVSMLIDENTPNWLASLVMDGILGGVGGVVVFVPLMLYLYFFLAILEESGYMSRVAFLMDKIMTKLGLNGKAFVPMVLGFGCTVPAIYATRTLEDESSRRLTAAMAPFMSCGARLPVYGLFTAAFFGAKAGMVVMSLYVLGIAVAILTGLVLKNFEMFKAEGRALLIELPPYRVPSLRVIVKSTLTRTGSYLKKATTIIMGMLMILWALTYFPNNGDTANSYMAKFGKTFQGVLKPTGFADRWETVAAIPPSLAAKEIVVGFMAQVLVGDKNAEEIEEEVNHETTFVEDTVDQLAGLGVAIKDSIVGVVSLDVKGLFSVPDETEIEEEGSGVVAATKMLWTDELAPLRAYSFMVFILLVVPCVVTLGAIKQEFGYKFTGFIIGMLLVVPYVVSTLVFQIGKLFF; from the coding sequence ATGATAAAAATAGCATTTACAGGAAATCCAAATGTAGGAAAATCAGCATTAATAAATGCAATAGCTGGTTCAAATTTAAAAGTAGGAAACTGGGCTGGTGTAACAGTTGAGAAAAAAGAGGCTGAGTTTGAATATAAAGGTGAAAAAATTCAATGTATTGATTTGCCAGGAGTTTATAGTTTAAGTCCGTATACTTTAGAAGAAACTATAACTAGAGACTTCATAATTAATGAAAAACCAGACGTTATAATTAATATAGTTGACTCTACAAACTTAGAGAGAAACTTATATTTAACAATGTTATTAAAAGAATTAGAAAAACCTATGATTATGGCCTTAAATTTTTATGATGAATTTGAAAAGTTAAATTATAAACTAGATGTTAAAAAATTTGTAGATATGATTGAGATGGATGTGATAATGACATCTGCAACAAAAAGAACAGGGGTTCAAGAGTTGCTTGATAAAGCGTTAGTTATAGCAAAAGAATCTAAAGAAAATAAGAAATACACACTATTATTTGATAAATGTTTAGAGGAAGCTATTGGAGAAGTTAAATGTAAAATAAATTGTGATGAAAAGTTACAAAAAGCTTCTGAAAAATTTGGAATGGACTTTCTAGCAATAAAATTATTAGAGCAAGATAAGCATTTATTAGAAATTTTAAAAACAGAGTATAAATATGAAGAGGATAGTAGTATATTAAAAATTACAAAACAGCTTGAAGATGATCATGATGAAGATATTGAAACTATATTTGCAGAAGGAAGATATGGAACAGTTAAAGGAATATTAGCTAAAACATTTACAACTTCAATAAAATCTAGATTGGATTTTACAGATAAGGTTGATAGAGTTCTATTAAATAAATATTTAGGGTTACCAATATTTTTCTTAATAATAGTAGGATTAATGGGAACTGTATTTAATGGATCAGCTCCTTTAATCGATTGGGTTGATGGGTTTGTAAATGATTATATAGGTAAATATGTAAGTATGTTAATAGATGAAAATACCCCAAATTGGTTAGCATCATTAGTTATGGATGGAATTTTAGGAGGAGTAGGAGGAGTAGTTGTGTTTGTTCCTCTTATGTTATACTTATATTTCTTCTTAGCAATATTAGAAGAAAGTGGTTATATGTCTAGAGTTGCTTTTTTAATGGATAAAATAATGACAAAATTAGGATTAAATGGGAAAGCCTTTGTTCCAATGGTATTAGGATTTGGATGTACAGTTCCAGCGATATATGCTACAAGAACTTTGGAAGATGAATCATCAAGAAGACTAACTGCAGCAATGGCACCATTTATGTCGTGTGGAGCTAGACTTCCAGTATATGGATTATTTACAGCAGCATTCTTTGGTGCTAAAGCTGGAATGGTTGTAATGTCTCTATACGTACTAGGAATTGCAGTAGCTATTTTAACAGGATTAGTTTTAAAGAATTTTGAAATGTTTAAAGCTGAAGGAAGAGCATTGCTAATAGAGTTACCCCCATATAGAGTACCAAGTTTAAGAGTAATTGTAAAATCAACACTAACTAGAACTGGATCTTATTTAAAAAAAGCTACAACAATTATAATGGGAATGTTAATGATTCTATGGGCATTAACATATTTTCCAAATAATGGTGATACAGCAAACTCTTATATGGCCAAATTTGGAAAAACATTCCAAGGAGTTCTAAAACCAACAGGATTTGCAGATAGATGGGAAACAGTTGCAGCAATACCACCTAGTTTAGCAGCAAAAGAGATTGTAGTAGGATTTATGGCTCAAGTCTTGGTAGGCGATAAAAATGCTGAAGAAATAGAAGAAGAAGTAAACCATGAAACAACATTTGTAGAGGATACAGTTGATCAATTAGCAGGCCTTGGAGTAGCTATAAAAGACTCAATAGTTGGGGTTGTTAGTTTAGACGTTAAAGGGTTGTTTAGTGTTCCTGATGAAACCGAGATTGAAGAGGAAGGAAGCGGTGTTGTAGCAGCAACAAAAATGTTATGGACAGATGAATTAGCTCCTTTAAGAGCATATTCATTTATGGTATTTATTTTATTGGTAGTTCCTTGTGTTGTAACTTTGGGAGCTATAAAACAAGAATTTGGATATAAGTTCACAGGATTTATAATAGGAATGTTATTAGTAGTTCCGTATGTTGTATCAACACTTGTATTCCAAATTGGAAAGTTATTCTTTTAA
- a CDS encoding FeoA family protein, with the protein MKLTELKRGESAKIVKIGKIGELKKRLVDMGVTAGEIIKLERNAPLGDPQEFIVKSTNIAIRKQDAQNIEIEIDG; encoded by the coding sequence ATGAAATTAACAGAGTTAAAAAGAGGAGAATCAGCTAAAATCGTCAAAATTGGGAAAATTGGCGAATTAAAAAAAAGGTTAGTTGATATGGGTGTAACAGCAGGAGAGATAATAAAACTTGAAAGAAATGCTCCTTTAGGAGACCCACAAGAGTTTATTGTAAAATCAACAAATATCGCTATAAGAAAACAAGATGCACAAAATATTGAAATAGAGATAGATGGATAG
- a CDS encoding FeoA family protein: MTPLVFAEQNKEFVIKEIKGRDKDKNRLTEKGFCIGNKICLLRDDQSNYIVKINDTKYVLNFGLANKIIIDNE; this comes from the coding sequence ATGACGCCATTAGTTTTTGCAGAACAAAATAAAGAGTTTGTTATAAAAGAGATAAAGGGAAGAGATAAAGATAAGAATAGACTAACAGAAAAAGGATTTTGTATAGGAAATAAAATATGCTTACTAAGAGATGATCAAAGTAACTATATAGTAAAAATAAATGACACTAAATATGTTTTAAATTTTGGATTAGCAAATAAGATAATAATTGACAATGAATAA
- a CDS encoding tRNA 2-thiocytidine biosynthesis TtcA family protein, translating to MLKIDNIKELNGHTFQSFTFEVKENIVLINNLKDEIKIEITYTENKIIKLIDKIYKQTGLKINLNKLDDREILSFIQDKGFEKTLWSPIGRAMHDYNMIEEGDRIAVGISGGKDSLTVLNALIRIKKISGINFELFPIHIHPVEEGGKYGDIKDYCSKLGVELQVIETSIGESILTNEDLKNPCFMCARVRRGLLYKEMKKQNINKLVLGHHKDDIIETFLLNVLYQGNMGVMKPAYHSEEYGLKVIRPLAYVEEKETIRYAKKLGLPILHNDCPYETSDNSKRLKVKKMIEELAKDSPNVRSVMLNSIKDLFV from the coding sequence GTGTTAAAAATAGATAATATAAAAGAGTTAAATGGCCACACATTTCAATCTTTTACTTTTGAAGTTAAAGAAAATATAGTTTTAATTAATAATTTAAAAGATGAAATAAAAATAGAGATAACTTATACTGAAAATAAAATAATAAAATTAATTGATAAAATTTATAAACAAACAGGATTAAAAATAAATTTAAATAAATTGGATGATAGAGAAATTTTATCGTTTATTCAAGATAAGGGATTTGAAAAAACATTATGGAGCCCAATAGGAAGGGCGATGCATGATTACAATATGATTGAAGAGGGCGATAGAATTGCTGTTGGAATATCAGGAGGAAAAGATAGTTTAACAGTTTTAAATGCTTTAATAAGAATAAAAAAAATATCGGGAATAAATTTTGAATTATTTCCAATTCACATTCATCCAGTTGAAGAGGGTGGAAAATATGGTGATATAAAAGACTACTGCTCTAAATTAGGGGTAGAATTACAAGTAATAGAGACATCAATAGGTGAAAGTATTTTGACTAATGAAGATTTAAAAAATCCGTGTTTTATGTGTGCAAGAGTAAGAAGAGGACTTCTGTATAAAGAGATGAAAAAACAAAATATAAATAAGTTAGTATTAGGTCATCATAAAGATGATATAATAGAAACGTTTTTATTAAATGTTTTATATCAAGGAAATATGGGGGTAATGAAACCTGCTTATCATTCAGAGGAGTATGGGTTGAAAGTTATTAGACCCTTAGCATATGTGGAAGAAAAAGAAACAATCAGATATGCAAAAAAATTAGGATTACCAATTTTGCATAATGACTGTCCATATGAAACAAGTGATAATTCAAAACGTTTAAAAGTAAAAAAGATGATAGAGGAATTGGCAAAAGATAGTCCAAATGTAAGAAGTGTAATGTTAAATAGTATAAAAGATCTATTTGTTTAA
- a CDS encoding tRNA lysidine(34) synthetase, giving the protein MEEKVFETKREMVEYSIRSTYRKKIWSKFTKAIKDFDLIQDGDKIAVGVSGGKDSLLLSKLFQELKRDKSKNFEVAFISMNPGFGSMDLEQFKINLEELGIPCEIFDANVWEVAFESSPDSPCFLCAKMRRGVLYSKVEELGYNKLALGHHFDDLVETTLINMFYAGTTKTMIPKVKSTSGRLELIRPLIYIKENDIINFTKKNEIMAMACGCPIESGKVDSKRKEIKNLLSTLEKTNPQIKQSIFNSMKNINLDYVLGYVSEAKKGE; this is encoded by the coding sequence TATGGTCAAAATTTACAAAGGCAATAAAAGATTTTGATTTAATACAGGATGGAGATAAAATAGCTGTTGGAGTATCAGGAGGAAAAGATAGCTTGTTGTTATCAAAATTATTTCAAGAATTAAAAAGAGATAAAAGTAAAAATTTTGAAGTAGCCTTCATATCAATGAATCCAGGATTTGGATCTATGGATTTAGAGCAATTTAAAATTAATTTAGAAGAGCTTGGAATTCCATGTGAAATATTTGATGCAAATGTTTGGGAAGTGGCCTTTGAATCGTCTCCTGATAGTCCTTGTTTTTTATGTGCAAAAATGAGAAGAGGAGTTCTTTACAGCAAGGTAGAGGAGTTAGGATATAATAAATTGGCTTTAGGACATCATTTTGATGATTTAGTAGAAACTACTTTAATAAATATGTTTTATGCAGGGACTACAAAAACAATGATTCCTAAAGTAAAATCAACAAGTGGAAGATTAGAGTTAATAAGACCATTAATTTATATAAAAGAAAATGATATTATAAATTTCACGAAAAAAAATGAAATTATGGCAATGGCTTGTGGTTGCCCAATTGAATCTGGGAAAGTTGATTCAAAGAGAAAGGAGATTAAAAATCTACTATCAACTTTAGAAAAAACAAACCCTCAGATAAAGCAAAGTATATTTAATTCGATGAAAAATATAAATTTAGATTATGTATTAGGATATGTATCTGAAGCAAAAAAAGGAGAGTAG